The segment CCGGGCACACCAACAGCTCGACGACATCGACGACACCGAGCCGCAGGGCGCTGTGCGCGAGTCCCGGGCCTTCGACCGTCAGATCGCCGGTGGCCTCGGCGCGCGCCGAGGCGACCGCCTCGGTGGTCAGCTCACGCTCCAGGCGGGTCTGCTGCGTCCACACCTTCGGCAAGGTCGAGGAGAACACCACTTTCTGCGCCGCCTGCCACGTCTTGGCGTACTCAGCGGACTCCGGCGACTGCGCGGCGACTTCCGGATCGGTCTCCCAGACGGCCATCGCCT is part of the Actinoplanes sp. NBC_00393 genome and harbors:
- a CDS encoding dihydrofolate reductase family protein, translating into MNRVIYSVASSLDGYHTDAQGDYSWAVPDEEVIAALNADAAGVSTYLYGRRMYEAMAVWETDPEVAAQSPESAEYAKTWQAAQKVVFSSTLPKVWTQQTRLERELTTEAVASARAEATGDLTVEGPGLAHSALRLGVVDVVELLVCPVLVGGGTRVLPDEVRTSLSLTRERRFGNGMVQLTYDVA